A stretch of DNA from Rattus rattus isolate New Zealand chromosome 18, Rrattus_CSIRO_v1, whole genome shotgun sequence:
agaaagagagaaagagagaaaggaaggacggaaggacggaaggaagaaggaaggaaggaaggaggaaggaaggaaggagtctgtCTTCATTTTTTGATCTGGAAAAGTCACGGCACACCACAGTGGTAATAGAATGGCATCAGTTTGGCCTTGGCAGAGAGCTCTACAAACTGATCAATAGGGTGAACTGTTGGGTCTGGCAGATGAGAGTGTGGCTCAGTTTGAGGCTGTGAACACAGGGTCTGCTCTTACCCTAAACCAGTGgttggttctcaacccatggcaAACCTCTAGCTCCAAAAATAacacattacaattcatagcagtagctaAACtatagttctgaagtagcaatggggctggagagacggctcagtggttagagcattgactgctcttccagaggtcctgagttcaattcccagcaaccacatggtgactcacaaccatctgtaatgggatctgatgccctcttctggtgtgtctgaagacagttacagtgtactcatatagaataaataaataaatctttaaaaaaaggaagaagtagccatgaaaacatgttatggttggggtcagtgcgacatgaggaactgtattaaagggtcgcagtgttaggaaagctgagaaccactgtcctacaCAAAATTCATAAGCTAATGGGACCAGCAGTGCTGTGCAAACCTGCAGCATTAGCACGGAGATGCGGGAAagcagcaagtctgaggccagctggcCACACACTAAGAGCCTGTTCCAGAAATTAGCCAGAGGAAAGCACTCGCCTGTCCTTAGAACACATGTAAAAACAAGAGATGAGAAGTGCGGTCAGACACAGAAGCACGGAGCCAGCCTCAGACAGTAGTCACTGCGGCCCACCGGTTAGATACCTAGGTGCTGTAAAGAAGCGAGGACAAGGAGGATTGGCAGCACAGCCTGACAGGAGAGGGGTCCTCACTGGTCCTTATGACAGGGTTGATGGAGAAATCATAAACTCACTAAGGGGAAGTGTGCTAAGACACTGACAGCTGAGTAGGGAGGGGGCGCTCCCAATGCTGCACTTCTGTGAGGAACCCTGACTGGCACCACACACAATCACTGCGCTGGCTGTCACTTCCTGTCCTTTACCCGACACACCCTCACTGGCAGCTCTATTGTATACACTGTGTGCTCCCTTCCCGCCTGGGTCACTCATTTTAAActaaataaactaataaactaAATGGGCTCTCCTCACTGTGCCCAAATGTGCCCGTGGCTCCCGGCATCTCCCTCTTGGATCCATGGGTGGCTTGTTTGTTCCGAcgtcctttcctctgcctcttctccaGTCAGCCCCATCAGACCCAAAGACACACAAGTGACTTGATTCTCTTTCCACCAGTGGGGATCCCTGCCGCAGTTTAAGTTTCTTGAAGCCATTATTAGGGACCTGTGCTCAATCCCCACTGTGGCCGCAGCATAGTATCAACACCTAGACCTAGGCTGCAATCAGCGCTAGTCAGTCTCCCCAGGGACACGGCCAGGAGGGCAGTCGTCCCAGGGTCCCTCGTGGCATAGCCGGCGCACACTCACCCCTATGTGCTGGAAGAGCCAGGAACGCATCACGTTGGTGGCGTGCTTCGGCAGGACGCCCCTCTTGTTCTTGGAGGAGCCGTCCTCTTGATGCAAGATGCTGAGATCCTGGTTCAACTGCAACTGAAGCTTTCACACAATCGACAAATAACGTCAAGGCCTTGAGATGCCAACACACAGAACAGCTTACCACTCAGATGGGCGTTCCCAAGGCTCTCCTGGGCTTACAGTAGCGAGGTGTGTGCTGAGACCCCGGGCAGACAGTACGCCTGGCACTTGGGTTCATTCCCGTTCTTTCATCATGCAAGCCCTACAGTCCTCAGAGTGTGCACACTGATAAGGGACTAAACTGTTGACTGTTACCCACACCTCCAGGCCGGGACTGGACACAGATCCCGACCTCTGCAGTGCACCGAGGGGCTACAGTTTAGGGTGATCACAACTGTCAGTGTGGGTTCATCTACCCCACTATGTCAAGAAGCTTCCATGTTCCCGGAGGGTGCCACACTAGAGgggaccctgggagctctcacACCCCACTATTCCCATCTCTGTCTGCATCCTCTGCCACAgccttcagaaaaagaaagtagcacgcagggggctggagagatggctcagcggttaagagcactgtctgctcttccagaggtcctgagttcaattcccagccactacatggtggctcacaaccatctataatcaggtctggtgccctcttctggcctgcaggcatacatgcaggcagaaagctgtatgatgtatacataataaataaataaatgtttaaaaaaaaaaagaaagtagcacGCAAGCCAGTGCAGCACAAAGCTGCTGCTGACCGCACAGCACGGGCTGCTGCTGGTGCCACCAATGCAGCTGGCATGATGCAACTGCAGACAGACGGTGTGTGGGTCAGAGTGGAGCCCTGCCGCAGTGAAAGGTGGCGAGCAGGGCATTGAGAGGTAAGCTTTCCTTACAAGTGCATGGCAATAAGGGGCTGGAGGATTCAGAAGGCCTGGGAAGACTGGAGAACTGTTCAGATCTGTGGTCTGTCTAGGGCACCCTGAGGGCTAAGCCGGGACATACTCCACCTCATACAAACACCCCAAGGAAGGGTGAAAGGGGAGGCGTCGAAGCCTGACACTCGAGTCTGGTGGTAAGGGCTGCTGGGCAGGGGCTGCAGCTATGCAGGGACTCGAGCTCCATGACACagtcagaaggtggaggcagaggacgACAGGTCCACAGTTATTCTTCGTTCTACAGAGGCTAAGGCCAGCTTGTGATTCACGAaaacctccctctgccttctcctcactCCCAAAACCATCTTTCCACGGGTGCACCCTAGCAGTGGAAAGACTTCTCAGTGGGCGCCTCCCAGAAGTCCCAGCTCTCGTCTGCTGTCATTACCAGGCCATACAGAGCTAGGTCAGAGTGTCCCAACCCAGGCTGACATCCCCCTCAGAGAGCAGCAACTCCAGCACTCTCTGACCAGAGCCTGTCTGCCATGTGCTGTGCCACACAGGGCATCTGAGTGACGGGAAGTTGGTGGAAAGCTGTGGGGACGAGGGTCAGAAAGCATGGCCCGTCCCGAAGCGCTCAGACCTGGAATGTTTGCTATTCAAGCGAGTGACCTTATGTCCTAAGAAAATTCAGCCACATGGAAGActttccaggccaggcagggtaCAGAGTGAACCCTGGCCCAATTCCCCTGAAGCAAACGAAACCCTTTTCTTTTCCAACAAGACAAATGAGTACATGTACAGTTCTAGCTCATCATTGGACTTAGAGCAGCTTCCTCCTAGAGGAAGCACAACTCAACCCTAGAAAACTCGTCAATAAGTGGACAGGGCTCTGCTGTTGCCAGCATTTCACATGGAAAACCACCAGGGACGAGGGCTGGCATGGAGATGCGGCAGCATCAGTGAGACCTAGCTCTCCTCTACGCCTGGGCCCGAGCAGTCACAGCTCAGACCGGCTCTGAAGCCCCCACCTATGTCAGTGTCGCCTGCGTCTCTTTCTCTAGTGTGGCCTCCAAACCTCTGTGGCCAGATGGCAGCTCCAGACTTCCCATACCACTGAGAGTCACTGTGGCCCACGAGGACCACACCAGGGCTCGGTATTGAGACTCCTTCATGAGGACATGGACAGAGACCTCACAAAGTGAATCTGTGTGCACCAAGTAAGAACTATACTTTAAACCTTGTCTTaaattattcaaaacaaaacaaaacaaaaaaccatgctTCCAGAACTGCCAGGGTCTTCCAGCCAGGAAGGTCAAAGGAACAGGAACTGCAGAATGACCATGGCCATGGCAAGTCACAGGTCACCTCTTGTTCTGGAAGCCAAACGCCTGAAGGTGAGAGCCTGGCTCCAACACAGACCCCCAGCCATGCCAAGGATGCCAAGCAGAGGCCTGGGATGCTTCCAGAGCTTGGGGTGCTGCCCTGGGCTAGGGGTACAGCCTGGGCTTCGTGGTTCTGGACACTCTGCCTGGCCGTGCTGCACTCCAGGACTGGAGTCTTGCGGAGCACACAGCGGACACTCACGGAAGCCAGCCTTGCCTCTGGCCACGGCTGCTTCCAGGGCCATGAGTAGCTTCCCTGGTGTCCCAGACTGCTCTGAAGACTGCCAATCTCCACAATAAGGGGATGAAGCATGAAAGGAGACAAACTGGACAGCAGTGACAAGGAGACAGCGTAGCCCTCACACTGCCCCAGCCAGCAGCAGTCACAGTGGGTCCGTCTAGGAGGCTGCACACACCTGCGAGTTCTGGATCCGAATCGTCCCGGGAGACAGTGCCTGCGTGACCACTTGGCCTTGTGGAGTGACGACGGTGACAGGCTGGTACACTGTGCCAcctcagaagggagagagaatttaAGATTAGAGCCATTCATTAAAGCCATTCTTCCCGATGTGCTTATGGAAGAAGTAACAAGCCAGTTGGGGAGCCTCTTAACAACTGCAATGGTCAGCAATACTTGTCAAACTTTTGGTCAGACGAGTTATCCCCCAGCTCTGCCCTGCCCAGCACAGGCCCTTGGCGGGTCCCTCCTTTCCTCGTCTATGCTTCCCTCTCCTACAGACAGCATACGCAGAGCTTGGCTAAAAGTACTGGGTAACGGACACCGTCATTCCAGTCTTCTGGTGGTCTTTTCCTTTTCGTTTGTGTTTAGAAACAGTCTtgcatgtagccctggctgtcctggagcccacggagctccgcctgcctctgccttctgcacgCTGCACCCTAGTTATGTCTCATAGTAACTGTTCTCTTTCTGGTGCCGTCCCCTTTACTCGGCTCTGTGACCCATGCTGAGCACGTCTGTCACTCCCTACAAACAGTCGGTCCTGTTTCCTGATACTTCTATCTGCAGTCATCTACACAGCAGAAAACACCTCATCTGCCCTTGTCCTACAATGAttttgctataaaaataaatctaagacaAAGGCTTGTGGAAAAAGTGTCCATTTGACGTGGTCCTACCTGCCACTGTTGCCATGGTTACATTCCCCTGTTGCAGGGCTGACGCTGGCACCACGATTCCCTGGGGGCTGAGAGTGCCTGTGATGGCGCTTTGAATCTGCTGAATGTCAGAACAGTCGCATCGTGAGAGTTATTACAACACAGACAAACCATGCTCGAAACACCAAAGGAAGCCATATCATAATGAGGTTGCgataaggaaggggaggcagggccCCAGAGTAGACTCAGCTGGCAGGGTTCTGGAAAGCCAGTGTCCCACTGGGAACGAGAGAGATGCGACCAGCCACACTGCATATGATCATCTTGCTGTTCAAGCCAAGGAGGgcagagaccctgcttcaaatcAACCAGCCACACTGCATATGATCATCTCGCTGTTCAAGCCAAGGTGagcagagaccctgcttcaaatcACAGCTTCCTTAGACGCGGCTTGGGCAACAGTTCTCTATGACCAAACCCTTCAGGACAGAATGAACACAAGAAAAGCTGACACCACAGGCTGGGAGGCACCAGAATCAACCAGGGACAAGAGGAGGAAGTCTGCCTTCACGCTTAGTCAGCAATGGACACTTCAGCTGATGCAATGAGGCAAGAAACCCCAACAAATGGCACAGAGGTCAGGAAGGGAGCAAACAGAGCTGTTCCTATGTGTACAGAACCCAgtgaaaggaacaaacaaactaGGGAATGGCCAAATAAACACCTTACTTAGGGTGGAGAAATGAACTCATCAGGGCCATAGGATCTGAGAACAAACATCCACTGTTGGGAGAGGCTCAGATggggaagagggtaagaaagTAACAGACCCGTAAGCATGACCAAAGCATCGTATACACATGTGTGGAATGTCAAAATAAAAtccatgggggctggagaaaaggctcaggggttaagagcactgactgctcttccagaggtcctgagttcaaatcccagcaaccacatggtgactcacaagcatctgtaatgagatctgatgccctcttctggtgtgtctgaagacagctacagtgtactcatatgtataagtaaataaacaaatcttcctttaaaaaaatgaaatccacTACTTTCTACAACCGACACCTGcttacagaaacacacaggctTATATGCTTTGTATGATTTTCTTATGAATCTTCCTAGGGCACTTTAAAAATTAGCCccaccttaaaaaaagaaaaaaagaaagaaagaagccatatGGTGACGTacagctttaattccagcacttggaaggcagaggcaggcagatctctatgagtttgaggccatcctggtctacagagatacagagttcttctttttttaagatttatttattatatatgagtacaccgtcgctgtcttcagacacaccagaagagggcatcagatcccattacagatggtcatgagccaccatgtggttgctgggaattgaactcaggacctctggaagagcagtcagtgctcttaacctctgagctgtcccTCCAGCCCAAGATACAGAGCTctaaggcagcctgggctacacaaagaacccatgcctcaaaaaaacaaaaagaaaaccaaaacaaaacttaactgcttttcttcagaaaacaaaaacctaaaactgccagcaggggctgcagagacggctcaggaGATAAGGGCACACAGGGTGGTTCCAGGAagcagggtttggttcccagaactacATGGCAGCTCCCTCACGGTGGTTCCAGGGAGCCTGAcaccttcctctgtcctcctcagaATCCAGACAAGGTAGGTATTCATGTAGGCTACACCACACATCTAAAAACAAGTGAGTCTTTACAAACACAATCCATCTACAGTCACTCAGACAAACGCGCCTGTGTactaagacagagtctcagtgtgtgtgtacctcaaactcaccgagatctgcccgcctctgtctccctagtgctggcacTAGGggtgccactacacccagctccTCGTGTGTACTTCAGAAAGCTCAGGGGTCACTGTGCTGAGCTACAAAGCACTGATGAAAAGGTCCGGGTGATGCAGCCGTGTGCCGTGTTTCTGGACGGAAGAGTCACAGAGTAAAGAAGTCAGCTCCCCTAACCGAGGCACAGGGTCAGTGCAAGTCTGTCAGTGCCCACGGGGCATTTGTTCTATAGGTCTACACAGCAGCACTGACCACTTATATGGGAGAGCAAAGCCACCGGAAGAGAGTGAAAACAGTTCCAAGGAAAATGTAGAGGGAGGAGACCATCTCTCTGATGCCTGAGACTCGCCAAGAGCTGTAATAATCACGGCCGGCCTCATGGTACAGAACATCAAACACCCACCCGGCTTTtgacaaacaggaaggaaaagcagTCCAGCAGGAGAGCTCCTAGCAGCAGGTGTCAAAGCAGATAAACATTGGCAGACAATTAGAATGTTCAAAACTCAGAAATTTAAgggaaataaaagtttaaaaaatgagcaaaagacGTAAGCAGCCTTTTAGCAAAGACGTCACACAGACGGCAGGTCAGCACATGAAAATACCATTTGCTGTCAGGGATAAACAAATAAAGTTCATGACGAAACAGCACACACCAGCATGGTTAAAACACAGTGGTGCCTCATCCCTGACTAGGCTCCAGGGAGCTCTGAGAAGTTTGCCAGATACTGTATGAGTCTACTTCTGTGAGGAACCCAGCTAGTCAATTCAGAGATGAGAAAGAGAATGACAGGGCCATGGAGAGCAGGAGGAGTTGTATCTAATGAGAGAGGACTTCCCCTGGGAAGACGGGAGAGTCCTGGGGTTACAGTGGTGGCGATGGTTACACAACAGTGAGGATGCACTTGGTACCCTGACTACATTCCCTGAAATGGCTACAGTGACGACAACAAGGTAAGGGTCTTACGTCATCATGGAAGCCAGCAATTGTGTAGGAGCAGGAGGTCGGGAGTTAACGCCAAGTGACCAATACCacaatgaccaagaagcacaCTGGGCCCCAAAGTACCTGGGACTGCACTGGGGAGTACGGACTTCCAGGCTCCCCACTCAGCAGGGTCTCGCTGTTCATTTTTGTCTTCAGACAGGCAATGTACCGACTACAGAAGTCTTTACAGAGCTCGTTCACTTTCTCCAGTTCAAGAAGATGAATGCGCAGGACCTGGATTGCTTTCACCATCTAGAGGTAGGGAAAATACAGACTTTGAAGTGGGAAACAGTGTGCCATCGTCTGTATGAGAAGCTGCCATCGTCATACACTGCTTACTTATTAGATGGAGACAGCGGCAGTGCTAGCGAGAGGAGAGGAGCAGCGTTGTGTCCTGGCCTCTGCCCTACTCGGGCTGCACCTGGGCCGCACGCAGAGCAGGGTGCCCCTTTCAGCGTGGCTGTGCTGCAGCCTCGCCCCACTCCATCTCCACATCCCATCTGTCCTGTAGGTGGCTCTCAAAGGCCaacctccagctctgccctttctGGATCATGCGTCTGGTGTCAAGTCTGAGAACTCTGCATAGCTCTAGATCCCAAGCTCTTGTGTTATTTCTCTCCTGTTTAATATGATGTCACCAAGCACCGAAGAGACTTGCTCCCAAGCAATGGGTCACAAATGCCAACAGTGCCCTGTCATTGGTACTCCTTGCTGGGAGCACAGGCCAGCCCCTCAGCCACAGGCTCATGTATGAAGTCATCTACATTCTTGATGCAGTGAGAGACTGGTCAGTAGCAAAAGCTATGGAGTGTGAACTGGGCTTAGATGGTGCTGCCAGTCAAAACACCGACTGAGCCAGGCCAGGGATGGGCCAGAACCAAAAGCTCTTCTGATCCTTGCTCAAATGACAGGCATTTCAGAGCACACGAGGCAGAGTCTGACACGGCCCACCTTGGAAGCCTCTCAGGTGGTAAAGATCAAGTAAGAAATGTAAAGCATCAGACCTAACACTGACACACTTTATCCACAGACAATAACGCTTCCAAAGACCCGCTGAGGCCTGAGTCCCACAGGGAATTCACAAAACCCAGAGAAGGCCTTGCTGTGGGGTTTCTAAGTTCATCTGAGTCTGGCAGAGGCTCAGGCTCAAAGGCAGGCAGTGCAGGTGCCTTGAAGGACGCTGTGTCCTCAAAGACCTCTCTCCACTGCGTTggacaggaagaaggcagagcaaCTGGTGTCAGTGTTGGGAGGGAGCTGCTTTGCAGATGACGACTCAAGCCTGTTTCTAAGATTAGACCTGTACTCGAGGCTCAAGTGGAGCAGACTCCCCCCCGTGCGGGAGCAGCCGGCCCCAGGGAATCTTCAGACACCCACGAGAGCACTGAGCCCCACCTCACGAGGAGGCACAATTAGTTAGATTGTTAAAGGGAAAATTAGCTAGAAACCAGGAGACCAGGAAGGTAAACTGCAAGAACAGAGTTAAATcacaaaaagtagaaacaaaacaccGACTTTACTCACTAAGTTGTCTGTTTCCGGATCTTCACAGAAGAAGGGCTTCCCATCCTTTTCTTGCTTCCTGACAAAGTTCTCAATGTCCACATCGAAGCTGGCGGACGTCGTGCCTTCTGATCCCTGTGTGGACTGCTCACACTTCTCAAACAGCAAAGCTAGCAATGGAAATAGCGGGTGCCTGTAGGGAAACAGAGCGAGGGTGTGCCACATCCCTCCAGGAACACGCTGGATGTGTGCACCGACGGGCCTCTGCCCACACTGCCACAGGGATCTGTTATTCAGTCAGGCTTCTAACTCGaggctctcctgcctcagcctcaagtCCCTGAAGTTACAGAAGTGCATTGTCTGGCCTGTATGAATGGTGTTTAAACAGCCCGTTACTTGTTTCTGTAtattcttttacaattttatgCTACGTGCACGCacgcctggtgcccatggaggccagaagagggcgccagatccctcaggtcctctggaagaacaatctgtgctcttccccactgagccatctctctcaacCCATCCAtcacttgttttttaatttgtttagtaGTCAGAGTATGGCTACTCTGAATAGAACtgtttcatgaaatatttttaatgagttAGCTTTACACTATatgaaaatatctttcaaaattcCTAATCATTTCATTAACTTTTCCTTGTTATTTGCTTGCTatttgacagggtctcattacataGTCCTGGGCTATAGCATGGACTACCATGCCTGATTTCAATCTGTATGTGTCAACTATCCAACAATAAAATGGCCACTCTTGGCTCTTAGACCCTTAGTTTGTCTAGTCACCACTGTAAACAGGACACAGAGCAGCTCTAGGACACCCAGCCTTTCTTGTTCTCCCTTCCGTGTGCCATGCTGGACACCCTAGTTCCAGCAGGGTCACCATCGTCAAGTTTTCTCTTGGTGTCATGGAAAAGCAATTATACAAAATGCAAGGCTTCTGAGAAGGGCTTAAGATAGCTGGGTTCCTGTGAACACGTGTGGCAGCCATATACCTTCCTTTCCATGGGCCCAGCACTGTCGAGAAACATCCAGGCTGTTTCTAGTCTGAGGATCATGAGTGAAGCTTCTAACACCCCgtgtacagctagctgtgcatcTACAGACCTGCGTTCACAGGACACTACAGTCAAAGGGAGGACGCACAGCCGGGTGTGTGGaacacttgggtggcagaggcaggtggatcgttgtgagttcaaggccagctttatctatatagtgagttccagggcaggctAGGACTACAGAGAGATCCCATCTTAAAAAGGACGAGGTAACCCAACCCCAAGTGCCCAGTGTCTGCTGAAGGATAAACGTGGTATATAAACAGGATACAGCCTCAAAGAGGAAGAAAGTCCCAGCAGGCTCTAATTAGAGTCCTCACATAAACCATTTGATGTGAAGGAAGCCGGTCAAGAAAAGATATTGCATAACTGAAGTGAGTCCTCACTCAGGAGATACCTGGGTATAAGGTCAAGAGAGCAAAATGACAGTTTCCAGAactgcatgtagaggtcagaggacaaatctATGGCATTTTCCTCACcctctgtgggttctaggaatcaaactcaggtcatctcaTTTACATGGTAAGACTTTCCTTGCTGACCCATTCTCTaggcctcctctttcccttttagAGTTTTGTTaggtagtccagactggcctgcaACTGGCTTTGAACTGTCTATCCCCGTGCTGAGAGTCtaagtgtacaccaccatgcttgTTCTGAAGACTTCCTGGGAGGTTACCCGAGTTTAGGTCTCTATTACTACTCGTGCTTATTAGAAGTGCCATCGCAATCCGCAAAGTGCTCAGTGTAGATCCCAGCCCTGAGTCCCACCTCACACATCTGTATTATTCTCTCTAATCCACACCCAGTCACTACCTATAAATGGCCTGCTTGTCGGCATCCATCGGGGTCTGAGACTCGATGGGAGGAGGACTCACTCCTTCTGCATCCGGGTCAGAGCAGTTGGGATCCTGCTCTGTTTTCAACTCAGTGACCACCTGCATCTGG
This window harbors:
- the Pknox1 gene encoding homeobox protein PKNOX1 isoform X2; this translates as MMATQTLSIDSYQDGQQMQVVTELKTEQDPNCSDPDAEGVSPPPIESQTPMDADKQAIYRHPLFPLLALLFEKCEQSTQGSEGTTSASFDVDIENFVRKQEKDGKPFFCEDPETDNLMVKAIQVLRIHLLELEKVNELCKDFCSRYIACLKTKMNSETLLSGEPGSPYSPVQSQIQSAITGTLSPQGIVVPASALQQGNVTMATVAGGTVYQPVTVVTPQGQVVTQALSPGTIRIQNSQLQLQLNQDLSILHQEDGSSKNKRGVLPKHATNVMRSWLFQHIGHPYPTEDEKKQIAAQTNLTLLQVNNWFINARRRILQPMLDSSCSETAKTKKKPAQNRPVQRFWPDSLASGVAQATPGELAMSEGAVVTITTPVNMNVDSLQSLSSDGATLAVQQVMMAGQSEDESVDSTEDEGGALAPTHISGLVLENSDSLQ
- the Pknox1 gene encoding homeobox protein PKNOX1 isoform X1; translated protein: MMATQTLSIDSYQDGQQMQVVTELKTEQDPNCSDPDAEGVSPPPIESQTPMDADKQAIYRHPLFPLLALLFEKCEQSTQGSEGTTSASFDVDIENFVRKQEKDGKPFFCEDPETDNLMVKAIQVLRIHLLELEKVNELCKDFCSRYIACLKTKMNSETLLSGEPGSPYSPVQSQQIQSAITGTLSPQGIVVPASALQQGNVTMATVAGGTVYQPVTVVTPQGQVVTQALSPGTIRIQNSQLQLQLNQDLSILHQEDGSSKNKRGVLPKHATNVMRSWLFQHIGHPYPTEDEKKQIAAQTNLTLLQVNNWFINARRRILQPMLDSSCSETAKTKKKPAQNRPVQRFWPDSLASGVAQATPGELAMSEGAVVTITTPVNMNVDSLQSLSSDGATLAVQQVMMAGQSEDESVDSTEDEGGALAPTHISGLVLENSDSLQ